From Candidatus Binatia bacterium:
GGCCGGGGCCACCGAGTCGGGCGAGACGAAGACCTTCCCGAAGACGAGCGGATAGAAGAAGACGAGAACGATGGCCGACGCGATCGCCGCGGCCATGGCGGTGGAGAGTCCGGCGCGCTTCACGCCGCGTCCTCCAGGCAGACCGACGCGAAGCGCCGGGCGATGGCGTCCCAGTCGTGGCGGCGCGCGAACGCGAGGAGCCCGGCCCGGTCGGGCGGCGCCGCCAGCAGGGACCGCGCCTCGGCGATGAAGGCCTCCGCCGTATCCGCCACGCGAGCCGCGCCGTCCCACGCGTCCACCTCGTCGGTGAAGCGGGTGGCCACGCACGGGACGCCCGCGGCCGCGTACTCGTATAGCTTCACCGGATTCACCGCCTCGGTGAGCGGCGTGCGCCGGAAGGGGATCAGCCCGACCCGGAACGCGCGCACGATGCCGGGCACCTGGTCGTAGGGCTTGGGTCCGGTCCAGTGGAGGTTCGCGTTCTCGCGCGCCGCGCGCGCGAGCGCCGCGGCGGTCTCGGGGTGCGCGGGACCCACCAGGACGACGCGCGCCTCGGGACAGGCGCGCGCGAGCGCGGCCACCAGCGGCACGTCGAGCCAGGAGTGGAGGGAGCCGACATAGCCCAGCACCGGGGCGGCGGGGTCTCCGGGCAACGACGCCGGCGCGACCCGGTCGGGATCGAAGCGCGCCGCCTCGACGCCGTTGCCGATGAGCGTCGCCGCGCGCGCGCCCGCCGCGGTCGCCAGCGATTCCAGCGCGTGCGACGTCACGATGACGCGGTCGGCGCGGCGCAGGAGACGCTCCCAGCGCGGCACGAGCCGCGGTGGAACGGGAGCGAAGTGGAGCGGCGCGTCGATCATGTCGTAGACCACCCGGTCGGGGCGGAGCGCGTCCAGGAACGGCTCGGCCATGAAGTTCTGGACCAGCGCCAGCCGCTTCCGGGAACCGTCACGAAGCCCGAGCGCGCCGAGCCTCTGGAGCTGGAAGAATCCCTCCGCGAGCGGGGACGACCCGACGGCGTACGCCGCGCGGCGCAGGCCGTGGGACCGGGCGTGCAGCGGAAGGAACGGAAAGGAGACGCGGCGCACGCGGGGAGCGGCGTCGGCGGGGCGCATCGCGCCGCGGTGGCCGAGCGTCCAGGGCTCGACGAACAGGACGCGCGCCCGCTCGGGAAAACGGGTCGCGAGCTGCTGAGGACGCTGCCAGAGAGCCGACCAGGGAATGTCACTGAGCCACACGACGTCCCAA
This genomic window contains:
- a CDS encoding glycosyltransferase; amino-acid sequence: MRPDWDVVWLSDIPWSALWQRPQQLATRFPERARVLFVEPWTLGHRGAMRPADAAPRVRRVSFPFLPLHARSHGLRRAAYAVGSSPLAEGFFQLQRLGALGLRDGSRKRLALVQNFMAEPFLDALRPDRVVYDMIDAPLHFAPVPPRLVPRWERLLRRADRVIVTSHALESLATAAGARAATLIGNGVEAARFDPDRVAPASLPGDPAAPVLGYVGSLHSWLDVPLVAALARACPEARVVLVGPAHPETAAALARAARENANLHWTGPKPYDQVPGIVRAFRVGLIPFRRTPLTEAVNPVKLYEYAAAGVPCVATRFTDEVDAWDGAARVADTAEAFIAEARSLLAAPPDRAGLLAFARRHDWDAIARRFASVCLEDAA